TAGTTATTTTCCTCTTCACATCCACACACCATCACAAAGCAATTATGCTCTCATATCAAAGGTAAAAATAAAAACATCATTTTTTACTTTTGAGGTTTTTTAGTTGTTACCTTTGACATTTAATTTTTACTGTCTACAACTTGTAATACCCTTTGTAATACCTCCTGGTAGGCATTTTCAATATTTCCTAAATCCTGGCGGAAACGGTCTTTGTCCATAACTCGGCGGTTAGGGTCTGCTTCTAGGGTGTCCCATAAACGACAAGTATCAGGGCTAATTTCATCTGCCAAGAGTAACTGCTGTTGTGAGTCCAAACCAAACTCTAGTTTGAAGTCTACTAAAGTAATACCGCACCGCTGCCAAAAATCCTTGAGAAATTGATTGATTTGCAATGCTAGATGAGTAATGGCGTCAACTTGTTCCGCTGTGGCTAGTTCCATCAGGTAGAGGCGATCGCGTGTCAATAACGGATCGCCTAAGTCGTCATTTTTATAATAAAACTCTACCAAGGGTTGTTTGAGAACCTGACCCAGTGGTAATCCTGTTTGTTTACACAGACTACCAGCAGCAATATTTCTGACGACAACTTCTAATGGTAATATCGTCACAGCCTTCACCCGCATTTGGTTTGGGGCTGGGCTGTCTATAAAGTGAGTTTTAATACCATGCACCTCTAGTTCTTGAAATAATTTACTGGAAATGCTACAATTAATATGCCCTTTGCCGACGATACTACCCCGTTTTTGGGCATTAAAGGCAGTGGCATCATCTTTGAAATCAGCCAATAATACTTCTGGATTGTCCGTTGTATAGAGAATTTTGGCTTTGCCTTCGTAGAGCTTGGAATGAACAGACATGGCGAGAGATAAAGTTTTAGGTGAGAGGGAGCTTTTGTCCTTTTAGGCTAAACCATTTTATCTTTAGTTATTCGTCATTAGCTATTACTCATCCGCAAGCCAAGGCGAGATGGAGATTTCACTAACCCCGTCCTCAAAGAACGGGGATTGGAATAGCCAATTATTCCAACGTAAGAAGTGAATAGCCCTTTGAGACTCAGCTTGGTACAAACTTCCGAATACTTCCCTAGTTCGGACTATCTTTAAAACCGATTGGCTCGGTTGCTTGTAGAAAGGACATCTTAGCTGCGTTGGGCGAAGGGACTTAAACAGGTTTTCTAGTTCCTGGGATTATCTCCACTCAAAAACTAGATCCCGCAAGGGATGATCAAGCCGTCCTTATAGGACGGGGTTTCTACCCAATATTTCGATGAGTAGAGGGGGAAAGGGGGTGATGGGGAGTCAACCGTCAACCGTGGGTGTCAGCAACCCAGTCCTAAAGGACTGAGCTTGTAAGAGAAATCAAGCAAGCTGTGCTGACCAGACCACCTAGCAATAGGTAGCCGTTATTTGAGTCACGACACCTCGGAATGCGTTCGCCCTTGGCGTTGCCGAAGGCTAGCTAGTTCCCTGCTCTGTCGCTTGTGATTAAACAGTTCTAAGGTCACTGGAACAGTGTTGCAAGCCTAACAAGCTCTTATAACTGGTCGAAGCTAACTTTACCCCGAAAGGGTGGCTCCTGGCTGCGCCACGCTGCGCGAACGGAGCAAAACCGTTATGCGTACAGGATTGGGAGATTTGAAATGGTAATTGTCCCATTGAAAGTGCAATACAAAAGCACACCAAATTAAACAATCCCAAGGCGGTAATGGATCAACAAGATTGACTGCGACTAAAGTCGCCGAGTCGCTTCCCTCTCAGGTCTAAAGACGCTGAGTTTCCCGCATCCCACGAGGTTCTATGAATAATTATTGATCCTGTAAGAAAATTTCGGAATTAGGTAAAGTATATATTATTACGAATTGCCCCCAATTCTCACGAAGTGCAGCATTGCTCCAATTTGGGTATAGTTGGTTACTCCTGATCGCACCATTAAATAACTGGAGAAAAAAATAAATGAATAAAGATGATTTTCTCTATCCTCGTGGTCGCTACTATGGCCAAGTAAAGCCAGAAAACTTGGTTTTCAATGCGAATCTACAAGAATTTGCCCAGCGAGTGAGTTACATCTGTAACTTAGAAACAGGTGGAAAACTACCGCCAGGGGAAGCTTACGCACAAATTAAGGCGTTATGGAAACAGTTGAAACGGACAAAAAAACAACTAAAAATTGGCGAAGACCCCTTTCAAGATAACGATGGGGAAATTGAAGGTTGAGGATGGTAAACAGACCCGCGTTGTAGGGGTTTAGCAATGCTAAACCCCTACGAAATCTCCGGTTTTTTTGCATCTCATATTTTGTGTTTTTTGTCAATGCGTAAGTCCTAGTATCTTAACTTAGCGCTATTCACCCTTGACGCTTGACGTTTGACGCTTGACGTTTGACATAACTACTTCGCAATCATGGTCCAGACGCCATCCCAAGAGTCTGGGGGTGGAGTTTGCTGGTAATTATGAGCGCGTTCTAGATGAATACGAACAGCTTGGTCTTGGGGTCGAATGTTTTTGGCGGCTTCAAAACAGGCGATCGCTTGTGTAAAGTCACCAGAGACATAAGCAGCACGTCCTATATCATAATGGGATAAAAACTCTTCGATGGTGGGGTCTAGGGGAGTAGTGCGATCGCTAATTAACTCGTAAATATTCACCGCTTCATGTTTACCTTTGACGCGAATTTTATCTAACTGACGCACCCAGATGCGATCGCTGCATAATTTATAAGTAAATTCACTTAAAATAATATCGCAATGATATTCTTTTGTAACTCCTTCCAATCGGGAACTGAGATTTACACCGTCGCCGATAACGGTGTAATCCATTCGTTTTTGGGAACCGATATTACCCGAAACCACTTCTCCAGAACTAATTCCAATGCCAATATTAATTTGTGGCTGCGCCTGAATAATCCGCCGTCGATTAAATTCCGCGAGTCGTTGGCGCATATCCAAAGCCGCCTGTACAGCCCGCCAAGCATGATTTTCTATCAACGGTAGGGGGGCACCAAATACAGCCATCAAAGCATCACCAATAAACTTATCCAGGGTACCTTCGTAGTTAAAAACCGCTTCCACCATTGTTTCAAAATACTGATTAAGCAGCGATACCACCTCAGCCGCTCCGAGATTTTCCGTAAGGGTAGTGTAGCCTCGGATATCAGAAAACAAGATAGTAACTTCTTTGCGCTCACCGACCATTAAAGCATCTTCCCCCAAAGCCATAACTTGTTCAGCGACATGGGGGGTCAGGTAGCGGTACATAGTAGTTTTCATCCGTTTTTCCTGACTAATATCTTCCAACACCACCAAACCACCGCGTACACCGCCTTCTGGGTTAGTCAAGGGATTGACAGTGAGATTGATGCTGCGTTCTAATTTTTGCACCTCACTAGCACTCAAAAGTTGAGATTCGGGAGTCAAGGATTGATTCCAGGGGATAAAAACATCTGGATTGGTGCGATCGCGCACTACTAAAATTGAATGCTGAGTTGGCGACTCTGCTGACTTAGAGTTATGACTGTGATTAAGTCCTGAATCCTGAGTTTCATTCGCAGTTAGACACTCAGTACTCAATTGATGCAATCCCACATTCAAACTTTGCTCTGGGACATAATGTTTTGCCGCAAATTTTAAACTATCTTCCAGGCGCATTTGCAAATTTTCAATCGGCACAACCTCCCAAACTAAGCGATTAATCAAATTTTGTTCCCACAAAAGCTTGTGGCTTTTAGTGTTAGCCTCCCCCAAGGGACAACCAAGTAACTCCAAAGCAGCATCATTAATTGTGACAATCCGACCTGCCATATCTGTAGAAATTACCGCATCTGACAGACTTTGGAGAATGTCTTTTTGATATTGTTTTTCTAATAAAACATTTTCAAACAAACGAGCATTTTCTAAAGCAATTCCAGCTTGAATATTAAAAGCCCGCATAAATTCTTCATCTGAGGCAGTAAAACTACCTTTTTGCTTATTAATTAACTGTGTAACCCCAATCAATTCATTTGCCGAATTAAACACTGGTAAACACAGAATATTACGAGTTATATACCCAGTTTTTCTATCTGTACTGGGGTCAAAACGGGGGTCTTTGTAAGCATCGGAGATATTTACAGCTTCACCAGTAGAAGCCACATAGCCAGCAATTCCCCGGTTGCAAGGAATGCGAATTTCCCTCAAGTTTGTACCATCAGCCGCTGCTGCGACCTTTGTCCAAAGTTCGCCCATTTCTTTAAGATACAAAAACAGCGTGCTACGGTCTGCTTGCATTAAAATTCGGGCTTGCTCCATAACTATCTGCAAAGTTGCTTCTAAATCTAAACTTTGCCCCAACGTCTGAGTTGCTCGCAAAAGAGCCGTTGCACCTCGTTGATTGCGAGCTGCTACATAAAAAGACTGACAGGTTTCCAGAATAATGCCAATAGAAGAAGCAAAATCTCGAAACCGTGCCTCATCATCTTCATCAAAAATCAGATTTCCAGCTTTATTTGCCAGTTGTACTACCGCGACAGTCTGATTTTTACTACTCATCACCGGCATACATAAAATATTGCGGATTTTGTAGCCCATTTGCTTTTCTAATTCTGGGCTAAATAGGGGGTGAGTAGAGGTATCTGATATATTTAGATATTGACCTGTACTAGCAACATGTCCAGGAATGCCAACTGTAATGGGAGAGCGAATTTCTAAGGATCTTTGGGTATTATCTTGGGGGACTTTTGACCACAGATGATTTTTGTCATAGTCTACTAAAAAAATAGCTGTGTGTTCTG
The Gloeotrichia echinulata CP02 DNA segment above includes these coding regions:
- the purC gene encoding phosphoribosylaminoimidazolesuccinocarboxamide synthase, with the translated sequence MSVHSKLYEGKAKILYTTDNPEVLLADFKDDATAFNAQKRGSIVGKGHINCSISSKLFQELEVHGIKTHFIDSPAPNQMRVKAVTILPLEVVVRNIAAGSLCKQTGLPLGQVLKQPLVEFYYKNDDLGDPLLTRDRLYLMELATAEQVDAITHLALQINQFLKDFWQRCGITLVDFKLEFGLDSQQQLLLADEISPDTCRLWDTLEADPNRRVMDKDRFRQDLGNIENAYQEVLQRVLQVVDSKN
- a CDS encoding GAF domain-containing protein; the encoded protein is MTLPNPGSVLTTLTELTQVNRTQALLSRVKDFSVNEFICLLDFITAEFQQFLRAIDLINNEALETMLEKVLEAITLKIGQILQAEHTAIFLVDYDKNHLWSKVPQDNTQRSLEIRSPITVGIPGHVASTGQYLNISDTSTHPLFSPELEKQMGYKIRNILCMPVMSSKNQTVAVVQLANKAGNLIFDEDDEARFRDFASSIGIILETCQSFYVAARNQRGATALLRATQTLGQSLDLEATLQIVMEQARILMQADRSTLFLYLKEMGELWTKVAAAADGTNLREIRIPCNRGIAGYVASTGEAVNISDAYKDPRFDPSTDRKTGYITRNILCLPVFNSANELIGVTQLINKQKGSFTASDEEFMRAFNIQAGIALENARLFENVLLEKQYQKDILQSLSDAVISTDMAGRIVTINDAALELLGCPLGEANTKSHKLLWEQNLINRLVWEVVPIENLQMRLEDSLKFAAKHYVPEQSLNVGLHQLSTECLTANETQDSGLNHSHNSKSAESPTQHSILVVRDRTNPDVFIPWNQSLTPESQLLSASEVQKLERSINLTVNPLTNPEGGVRGGLVVLEDISQEKRMKTTMYRYLTPHVAEQVMALGEDALMVGERKEVTILFSDIRGYTTLTENLGAAEVVSLLNQYFETMVEAVFNYEGTLDKFIGDALMAVFGAPLPLIENHAWRAVQAALDMRQRLAEFNRRRIIQAQPQINIGIGISSGEVVSGNIGSQKRMDYTVIGDGVNLSSRLEGVTKEYHCDIILSEFTYKLCSDRIWVRQLDKIRVKGKHEAVNIYELISDRTTPLDPTIEEFLSHYDIGRAAYVSGDFTQAIACFEAAKNIRPQDQAVRIHLERAHNYQQTPPPDSWDGVWTMIAK